CGCCAAGGCCGTGCGCCGCAGCCGCACCGGCATGGGCGACGCCAAGCGGCCGGTCGGATCATTCCTGTTCCTCGGGCCGACAGGTGTCGGCAAGACCGAGCTGGCGCGTGCGCTGGCGTCGTCGCTCTTCGACGACGAGCAGGCGATCGTGCGCTTCGACATGAGCGAGTTCGGCGAGCGGCACACGGTGTCGCGCCTCGTCGGCGCCCCTCCCGGATACGTCGGGTACGACGAGGCCGGGCAGCTCACCGAGCGCGTGCGGCGCAACCCGTACTCGATCGTGCTGTTCGACGAGATCGAGAAGGCGCACCCCGATGTGTTCAACCTGCTGCTGCAGGTGCTCGACGACGGACGCCTGACCGACGGCCAGGGTCGCACGGTCGACTTCCGCAACACGGTGATCGTGATGACCTCGAACCTCGGTTCGGAGTTCCTCGCGTCGCGTTCGGGTGCACTCGGCTTCGTCGCCTCGACGGATGGCTCGGGCTTCAGCTCCTCCGATGACGTGCGCCAGCGCGTCATCGGCAAGGTGCGTGAGGCCATGCGCCCCGAGTTCCTGAACCGCATCGACGAGATCGTGCTGTTCCAGAAGCTCGACGAGCCGCAGCTCGCACAGATCGTGCGACTCATGCTCGGCGCCACCGCGTCGCGGCTCGCCGCGCGCGAGGTCGCCTTCGAGGTGACGGATGCCGCGGTGTCGCTCTTGGCCGAACGCGGCTACGAGCCCGAGTACGGTGCCCGGCCGCTGCGCCGTGTCATCCAGCGCGAGATCGACGACCGCATCAGCGACCTGTTCGTGAGCGGCGAGCTCGGCGACGGCGAGGAAGTGAAGGTGGATGCCTCGGACGGCGAGTTCGTCGTGACATCCGTGCCCCGCGCGACCGTGACGGTGCCTCTGGCGGCGTAACCGCCTCGCCACGTCGCACGTAACCGTGTGAATCAGCGACCGTAACCGGCCGAAGACGAACGCCCGGCCCTCTCGGAGGGTCGGGCGTTCGTCGTGCAGGAACAGGCGGTGATATCGCCCGGAGTCATCCCCGCAGCGTCGACGCCATCGACACGAGGAACGTCAGGAGATCGACGAGAGCCATCGCCCCGAGTGCGACTCCCGCCCCGGCACGAGCGCGTCCGGTCGGACGGCGAAGTGCGATGATGCCGGCGACGATCGCCACGATGGCGAGCACCCCGGCGAGCGATCTCGACACGATCAGGGTCATTGCGGCCCATCCGAGCAGGCTCCAGGCGTCGACGGAGTCCTGTGGGATCAGCGCGACCACGATCCACGCCAGGTTGGCCGCAACCGCACTGATCCCGGCCGTGAATGAGACGGCCGCGCTGGTCGAACGGGAATCCGTCGGAGTTTCGTCGCGGGGCGGTGCCGTGTCGGGAGTGACCATGGAGACATCCTGTCGACCGCGCATCACGGCCCGGAAGGGTGCGGCTGCCCCCAACTCGGGGGGCCTGCGCGGGCGCGAGCGGGCGATCAGCTCGGGAGCAGCACGCCGACCTGGTCGCGAATGTCCTGCACGAGTTCGTCGACGGTGCGGGTGATGTTCGCCGTCGCCGCCATGGTGACGAACATGATCGCCGAGACGACGCGCGCGAGGGTGGCGGCGTCGCGCTCGCCGAGGCGGTCGTCGCGACGCAGCACGGCGGCGACGGCCTCTTCGGTCTGCGCGGTCAGCGTGAGCGCGTCGCGGTGGTGCGGCTCTTCGGGGTCGCCGAAGACCAGCTCGCGCAGGTAGGTGCGCCCGTTGTCGATCTGGATGCGGTTGCAGTGCACGACCGGGCGCACGATCG
The sequence above is a segment of the Agromyces hippuratus genome. Coding sequences within it:
- a CDS encoding TetR/AcrR family transcriptional regulator; this encodes MASVTAPVGRRERNKQVKLERITAAARELFAEHGVDDVTTQQIAEKADIGAGTLFLYAKTKGELLLLVQNSGYADALEEGRAAAESLPDALEAVMAIVRPVVHCNRIQIDNGRTYLRELVFGDPEEPHHRDALTLTAQTEEAVAAVLRRDDRLGERDAATLARVVSAIMFVTMAATANITRTVDELVQDIRDQVGVLLPS